The nucleotide window AGGTCGTCGCCTGGTTTCCGGAGGAGGTGGGGTGATGAAGGAGAGGCTCGGATCCGCGCGTCTTCTGCTCGTGACCGCGCCGCGCGAGGATCTCGTCGAGCGGGTCGGGGCCGCCCTGCGCGGCGGGGTGGACATCGTGCAGCTTCGGGACAAGGAGGCCTCCCGGGAGGAGCTCCTCCCGCTCGCGCTTGAGCTGAAGGAGCTCTGCGAGCGGGCCGGGGCGATCTTCACGGTCAACGACGACGTGGAGCTCGCCCGCGAGAGCGGCGCGCACGGGGTGCACCTGGGGCAGGAGGACGCCCCGATCTCCGAGGCCCGCCGCGTGCTCGGGGAGGCGGCGATCGTCGGGCGCTCGGCCGGGAGCCTCGAGGAAGCCAGGGAGGCCGTCGAGGAGGGCGCGGACTACCTGGGGGTCGGTGCGGTCTACGCCACCC belongs to Rubrobacter naiadicus and includes:
- the thiE gene encoding thiamine phosphate synthase → MKERLGSARLLLVTAPREDLVERVGAALRGGVDIVQLRDKEASREELLPLALELKELCERAGAIFTVNDDVELARESGAHGVHLGQEDAPISEARRVLGEAAIVGRSAGSLEEAREAVEEGADYLGVGAVYATPTKPEGEVAGLELVRRLASEGLPVPWFAIGGVTLETAPEVAEAGAPGFAVVRALMDAEDPEAAARELRSLLP